In the genome of Cervus elaphus chromosome 5, mCerEla1.1, whole genome shotgun sequence, the window GTCGGCCCTCGCTTGCCTGTCCTGACTCAAGACAAAAATAGTTCAGACCAGCAGCTTCCGCAGCAACTACAGAGCTCAGTTCAAACGGGGTTCTTTGATAATTATCCCTTCGAGAACATAGAACAGTCTGGAAACCAAGGGAAAGGCCATTAGTCTCTTCTAATCCGAGGCaataattcattttcttaatcATGTTTTCAGCTTATTTTAATAAACATGATGGCCAGCACCCAAGACAGTCCCCAATGAGCCTTGCTGCCTGAAATGAATGCCCTTCTGTAGGACCCTCCCCCGTGAAATAGAGCTGATCTCAGTAACCAGTAAAATGCAGGCAGATCTTGTTTTCTTATACTTTgtagatatttcattttttttacagattgaagGCCTGTGACAACCCCAAGTCAAGCAAgtctatcagtgccattttttccAACAGCGTCTGCTTCTTTTCTGTCTCCATGTCAGTTTGGTAAATCTTGCACTCTTTTAAATGCTTTCATCATTCACATATTTATTATAGTTATCTGTGATcactgatctttgatgttactactaagactcactgaaggttcagatgatgaTAAGCAATTTTTAGTAATGgaatacttctttcttttttaaaaaaatatttgaccttgccacacggcatgtgggatcttagttccctgaccaggggttgagcctgtgcctcctgcgttggaagcatggagtcttaaccactggactgccagggaaattcctagagtactttttaattaaggtgtgtgcttttttttttttttttagattgcgtgctattgcatacttaatagactTCAGTATCACctaaacataacttttacatgcactgggaaacaaacaaaactcacgTGACCTGTTTATCATGGTGATCAGGAACCtaacccacaatatctctgaggtctgTCTGTATTGCTGAattaacaacagaaataaaatttgctGAGAAATAACAAGGTGTGACTTCTCAGGGAAGGTCATAGAAGATACTACGACTTTCACCTCGCCCCCTCTTTTTGATTGATTCTCTGGGGGAAGCCAGCCACCATGTTGTGAGGATGCGCAAGCagctgcctggaaaatccacatggcaaggaactgaggcctcctgcTGACAGCAAGCACGCCTTGCCAGCCAAGCGAATGAAATGCCCTGGAACTGGATCCTCCAGCTCCAGACAAGTCTTCAGATGAGTCTACAGGCCCAGGTGACTCCCTGACCCTGAGCCAGACCCCTCTGGCTAAGCACCTCCCAGATTTCTGACTCAATGGAGGCcgtgtgagataataaatgtttattgcttttttttttttacaaatattttgtttattttaatgaagcTGGTACAGACACTGTCCATTTAAAACCCATATCCCAGGCCAAAAAGTACAAATAAAGTCAAAAAGAGCAGTGTTCTGTTGTATACACTTCTGCATGAATAACTTTAACTGCTAATGAAAATTAGATCTTTTCTGGGATCTTCTGAcaagatttttctttcatcttaaaatgCTTTCTCTTCAGTGAAGCCATCTTTGGAGTTAGTCATTATTCTCTGTCATTTTGACTCCAACTGGATATTCCTCTTCTTTTGGTCCAGACCCTCAGATTTTAAAAGTAGCTTCAAGTTAAGGAAAGGTCATTTTTCCACAGTTCTGTTTTCCAAAAAACTTCCATCTCCCACTGAAAGTCATAGTCCAGGAGTGAAGCAATCACATGCTAGAACTTCAGGGCCAATTGGAAAGTCATTAGGAACACTTGTATTAGTTGATCTTATTTATCACAAGCCTGCAAATGCACAGTCCTGGAAAAGGCGGGCTCTCTATGCacacatgtaatttttaaaaaggagagagtgaTATGAAGGGGGCTGAGGTTTGCTCACCAAATCAgcacaatgaaaagaaacaataatgaataatggGCACTAGAATTCAAATTACCAGATGTTTTAAAGAGATGGGGTGCCAGTTTTCAATTCTGTTTTGAACACCACATTAcaaaagaactatttttaaaaataaaaaaggattaaggggaaagaaaaaaaaataaaaagaatatctaAACCGTTGAATGACCCCCTGTTTGTTCCTGATAAACTTCAATCACATCTTCTTCCTCCATTCCCAGTTCTTTTGGAGTGTGATTATCAGCAATTCTCTGACCTTCAAAGAGAAACCTGAGTGAATTCATAGGAACTCCCTGTCTTTGACAGTATGATTCTTTGAGTTTCTTGAGATGTGTCGTCATTTTCACTTTGAAGTGAATCTCACTGCTATCCTGTCCAATGACTTTGAGTTTAATATATTCTCCTTCCTTCTTATCCCCCAAGTCCTCGGTTGAAGGTTTTGCTTCCTGGTCAGACATGGTGACGGTGGCTTCCCCCGGGGTCTCCGCACACCAGCGGCCTCGGGTAGGTAGAACCTCGCTCCGGGGTTTACAAATCCGTCTCTCTGTTTATTGCTTTAAAGTGCTAAATTGGGGGGTAATTTGTTTCGTAGCAATTGATAACTAATACAATAAATATCCATTATGTGCCAGGCCCCTGAAATAGATACTAGcatgcaaaaatgaacaaaagaaatatAGCCTCGCCCTTCCCAAAACTTAGAGATCAGAAGCAAATCTTATGGAAAGGGTGGAGTTAGTCTGGCAGGATCAAGATTGAATGGAAATTGGGATCTGATATCAATTcagtaaaaatatgattttttctaGGAAGGAAAATGGAACAAGTAACTTTCAGttcatgtttttgtattttttaacaaGTATATATTGCTtttaaccctggagaaggaaatggcaacccatttcagtattcttgcctggagaatggacagaggagcatggcagactacagtcagtggggtcgcaaaaagtcggacacaactgagtgactttcacttagcttcacattgcttttaaaattatttctgtcaAGGCATTTTCTCATATATACTTCTCATGAGAATTTAATTGATATACTTTTTTTAAGAAGGGCCTCTTGGCAGCAtatatcaaaaaataatttaaaatgtgcatATCCTTGATGCAGGAATTCCcgttaaattcatttattacaaAGAAATATGCAGAAATGTATGAAAAGAAGGATATGAAAGGATGCTTGCTGCAGTGTTATTCAAGgcacaaaaaattacaaatagctTGAACGTCAACAATAACAATTTGGTTAAACTATTACTTCATCACAGGCCATCCATATGTTAAAATCTTATGTAATAATCAAAATCAATGAGGTAGCTCTGCATTTATTTTCAAGGAAATATATCCTGACTTAATGCTGAGTAAGAGAGACAGGTTACACAACAGTATATATTACATAAGtccattttaataaaaagcaTATACACTTATGCATGAAATTATTGCAAAGCTAAACCACAACTCATTAACGATGTTATGTCTAGGTAGAGGGATTAtccacacatatatttttttgtttcttttggcttGTCTgtgcccttttatttttattttcaaaacacagaTTACTTCAGGAATATATAGGGTTCCAAATATACTTTCATTAAGGCCCCCCTAATTCTCATTAATGCTGCTCAACTTTACTTCTTAAGCTGTTGGTCTTGTTCTGACTCTCTATGACAAACCAGCCCCCAGGTTCTAACCGGGTTCTCCTCTTTGCCTTGACCAAGgtctggggatgggagagagTCCTACATCCTTAAACCAAATAGAGAACACAGATTTCCCTCAGGGTGCCCTAAGCCATCCTGACCACTTCCCGCAGAGAAGACCCATCTCCCCAGAGCGCCCCTGACTTGTGGGTTAACTCTGGTGAGCAGCTCCCATCTGTGGCTCCAAGCCCAGAGGGAGCCCAGGAGAATGATTTACTGCCCACGCAGGAAGCAGGCCAATGGCGTTCCCCATTCGGGATGGTCCTTGAAGGATTTGTGGCTCCAGCAGAGAAGCTATTCAAAGACCATAAACCAAGTTAACCAATCAGGAATTTTATCCGATT includes:
- the LOC122693837 gene encoding small ubiquitin-related modifier 1: MSDQEAKPSTEDLGDKKEGEYIKLKVIGQDSSEIHFKVKMTTHLKKLKESYCQRQGVPMNSLRFLFEGQRIADNHTPKELGMEEEDVIEVYQEQTGGHSTV